The region AAGGGAGAAACGCCTGGCTCACTGTGTTCTAGtcctaatgatgatgatgatgatgatgatgatgatgtagggCTGTGGTCACTGTGAGCCATGTTCAGTCATTTCCTCTGGTCAAATTCCTCACTATAGCTGCTTATTATGTGTAGgtactttatctctctctctctctctccatctctctctctctctctccctctccctctccctccatctctctctctatcgctctctaggTGTTCTATGTATCTGACCTGTTCAAGCCGAGGGTGAAGCCtgcctcaccccctccctcccccatcaaGAAGGAGCTCCTCCCCCCTGCTGACATCATCGAGCGGAACAACCACCACAACATGGTGTGAGACAGGCCCCTTCCCCTGACCGAGGAGCCTATCACAGCGCTTCTCACTGCCCATTGGACAGTAGAATGTAGCGACCAGAGAGACTATCGCCGTGTCTCATATCACACTCTGTTCCTtatgtagtagtgcactacttatcacGCGTtgtggtccaaagtagtgcactacttaggaaATAGCCTGTTATTTGAGACCTGCCCTGCAAAGACCACTCTCACTATCCAGATTCTTTAACTACTATTGTTATTACGACTATTCTGATTTGAGCCCAAGTTAGAGCAAAAAGAAGACTCAAAAGCTAAAAGACAAGAAGTTACAGACAGCAGTGCAGAGCCACTGAAACAGAACACTTTGTAACTACACAAAGGGaaaaaagtgtaaaaataaataaatgaatgagtgaatgaatgaatgaatgaagcaAGGAAAGAAAGACAGTCTCTGTCTGAGGCCTTGACATAGGATAACAACTTCCTTAGTGATAGGAACGATATTACTGCAAAATTACTAGCAAacgacacatacagtatatgagtaACAATATAGAGCAGAATAACTTACAGCACTATAATCCAGTTGACTGTCAATTATCACCACTCGCCACCAGATGAAGCAGCTATTAGAACACTTGTTGATGATCATGTAGAGCAGGGGCGTCAAActctttccatggagggcctagtgtctgctggtttttggtcTTTCCTTTCGATTAAGACCTAAACAACCAGGTGCGCGGAGtttcttactaattagtgactttaattcatcaatcaagtacaagggaggagcggaaacccgcagacactctgccctcGGTTGAATGAGTGTGACACGTGACGTAGAGGGTTAAAGTAAACCTGTAACTAGTTAACTTGTCCAATGCCAGCTACTGACTACTACTAGAGAAGGAAGagacctggagaggaaccagacCCATACTACTCTAGCTCCTACCACCAAGTAGAAATTTGGACCAGTCTAGTTCTCAGTTCGGCAAGGCTCTTCTAGCTGCCTCTCTGGGTAACCTAACCTGGGATGATGCTTTCTGAAAGAGGGGGGTAGGATGAAGCAGGGGTTCTCGAAAGAGGGATGCTAAAAGAGTAGGGATATTGATTGGTATTAGTTTGGGGGATtcgggggaggaagagaaggggggggagaTAAATATCTCTCAGCCACCTGTCACTCGGTGTGGGGGTGTGGCTGTGCCACGCTGCCATCTGATTAGCTGCATAGGTGGAGGTGTGGTCTGTTGCCATGGACGTAGGGTTGATTGACAGCTAAGCTGTCACGTTATTATGGGATAGGGGCTCTTTCCGCTGGCAGGGAGGGGCTCTGGCCAACTAATCACTCGTTAgcggtatgtatgtatgcatgtgtcctGTGTGTCACTGTGTTGGTGCGTGCCAGTGTGTCTgcttttgtgtatgtgtgatgtgtataGGTTTGCGTgtcttgtgtatttgtgtgattgtctttgtgtgtgtgtgtctttgatgAACCATCCgggtagtgtgtgtagaatgaaaaccctcctcacacacaccattGTCTGTGCCAAGAATGTGTGCCACtacgtgtgttgtgtggtgtgtgtgtgtgtgtgtgtgtgtgtgtgtgtgtgtgtgtgtgtgtgtgtgtgtgtgtgtgtgtgtgtgtgtgtgtgtgtgtgtgcgtgtgcgtgtgtgtgtgtgtgtgtgtgtgtcagagagggcCAGAGGTGGAGGACTGAGACCCTGTCCAGAGATGGTTAGAAAACTGTggatttaatatttttattttctgcTACGATGCATCTTTAACATGTTCAGTGCTAGTCCAGTCATGCCATTAACTAACTGCTCCCCATCAGTCATTTTATTTTCCAGTTCAGCTTACTCAGGGCAAATctcaaatggcatgctattccctaTAGAATGCACTTCTGGCTAAAAtaagtgcactagatagggaatagggtgccattttggatagaGCCTAAGACATCTTCTCAACATCACCACTTCAAAACGTTGCACATCTTTCGAATCACGTTTAGTCCGTCCTATCATTTTGGCAAACCCTTTCCTTTTcattttataaatgtataaataatgtaTAGTTCACAAAAATTAACTGTGTAAGATATTATTTCTTATGTTTAACTATTGTCCACTATGAAACCGCAACCTCTGTTCTCTACCCAAGTGCTGCTTAAAAAGCACTGAtttacagatttttttatttagttaacTCAAATATTGTAGATTTGTGGTAGTAAGTTTTTAATACGCATTGAAAACAAACCTACAATTGTATTAAAATTCACTATTAGTATTTTCGTATTGTCTCATTTTGTACAAAATAAATATTAGCAAAGTTTTTGTTTCTGCTTAATGTACTTAGCTCTACTACATGTGGTTTTAAATAAAAAGCCCGTTATAAACACAACTATGTGAAGTCTTGTCTTGACTGTATGGGTTTATGTTGATGGTCTGTAGTGTCAGGTTCATGTCTGAACTGGGTCTAATGAAAATAAGGTAACACTTGAGGTGTTGTTCATGACAACTCCGTAACAGTGTCTTAAGAGCGTCCATAAGTGTCATAACACGATTCAAAACGTGGCCAAAATGTTATAAAAGCTTATGGCAACTGCAACAACTTGAGAGTCATATATGTCTATATTTCTTTACATTAGCGTAGTAAGATATTGACAACACTTATGGATGTGTCATGAACAACACTTTAAAAGCTAATTGTTACCGAAAGTAGTATTCTACACATATCTATCTTGGCACAGGAGCTGGACTCGAGAAGAACCTCCCATTTTTAAAATAGTGTTTATACATTTCTTGAAGGTAAAATGTGTTAGTACAGACAGCAGCAACCGTTCCAGTCAACAACAAACACCACAGACACCATAGGAAATAGGACTGGAAGTACTGTAATTATAAGTATTTAGGTCATACGGGTGTaatttacatacacatacacagtgaACTCGAGAGGGCTCAAAGGAGTTGATTTCACACTTTGGCAAAGCAGAGGagcaagtgtatgtgtgtgcgtgcctgggtgtgtgtgtgtgaatgtgtgagtgtgtacggcGTCATGTTGTGTGACTGAGTAAGAAACAGGCAATGTAATTTTCTCTGCAGTAAAGTCTGTTTTCAGCTCAGGAGAGAGAAGTCTTTTAAGAACTGAACATAACTAACTAGATGTGGTGTTGAAACCCAGGTTCTGAGTGGACAGTGTGGTGTTGAAACCCAGGTTCTGAGTGGACAGTGTGGTGTTAGAACCCAGGGTTctgagaggacagtgtggtgTTAGAACCCAAGGTCTGAAGTACAGTGTGGTGTTAGAACCAGGTTCTGAGCggacagtgtggtgttagtaCCCAGGTTCTGAGAGGATAGTGGGGTGTTAGAACTCAAGTTCTGAGTGGACAGTGTGGTGTTAGAACCCAGGTTctgagaggacagtgtggtgttagaacccaggttctgagaggacagtgtggtgTTAGAACCCAAGTTCTGAGTGGACAGTGTGGTGTTAGAACCCAGGTTTTGAGTGGACAGTATGGTGTTAGAACCCAGGTTCTGAGTGGACAGTGTGGTGTTAGAACCCAGGTTctgagaggacagtgtggtgTTAGAACCAGGTTCTGGAGGACAGTGTGGTGTTAGAATCCAGGTTctgagaggacagtgtggtgTTAGAACCCAGATTCTGAGTggacagtgtggtgttagtaCCAAGTTctgagaggacagtgtggtgTTAGAACCCAGGTTCTGAGTGGACAGTGTGGTGTTAAGACCCAGATTCTGAGTGGACAGTGTGGTGTTAGAACCCAGGTTCTGACTGGACAGTGGTGTGGTTTAGAACCCAGGTTctgagaggacagtgtggtgttagaacccaggttctgagaggacagtgtggtgttagaacccaggttctgagaggacagtgtggtgttagtacccaggttctgagaggacagtgtggtgttagaacccaggttctgagaggacagtgtggtgTTAGAACCAGGTTCTGAAGAGGACCGTGTTGTGTTAGAACCCAGGTTCTGAGAGGACAGTGTGGGTGTAGAACCCAGGTTCTGAGAGGACCGTGTGGTGTTAGAACCCAGGTTctgagaggacagtgtggtgTTAGAACCCAGGTTCTGAGAGGACCGTGTGGTGTTAGAACCAAGGTTTGAGAGGACAGTGGTGTGTTAGAACCCAGGTTctgagaggacagtgtggtgttagaacccaggttctgagaagacagtgtggtgttagaaccccggttctgagaggacagtgttgtgttagaacccaggttctgagaggacagtgtggtgttagaacccaggttctgagaggacagtgtggtgTTAGAACCCAGATTCTGAGTggacagtgtggtgttagtaCCCAAGTTctgagaggacagtgtggtgTTAGAACCAGTTTCTGAGTGGACAGTGTGGTGTTAGAACCCATATTCTGAGTGGACAGTGTGGTGTTAGAACCCAGGTTCTGACTGGACAGTGTGGTGTTAGAACCCAGGTTctgagaggacagtgtggtgttagaacccaggttctgagaggacagtgtggtgttagaacccaggttctgagaggacagtgtggtgttagtacccaggttctgagaggacagtgtggtgttagaacccaggttctgagaggacagtgtggtgTTAGAACCCAGGTTCTGAGAGGACCGTGTTGTGTTAGAACCCAGGTTctgagaggacagtgtggtgTTAGACCCAGGTTCTGAGTGGACAGTGTGGTGTTAGAACCAGATTCTGAGTGGACAGTGTGGTGTTAGAACCCAGGTTCTGACTGGACAGTGTGGTGTTAGAACCCAGGTTctgagaggacagtgtggtgttagaacccaggttctgagaggacagtgtggttttagaacccaggttctgagaggacagtgtggtgttagtacccaggttctgagaggacagtgtggtgttagaacccggttctgagaggacagtgtggtgTTAGAACCCAGGTTCTGAGAGGACCGTGTTGTGTTAGAACCCAGGTTctgagaggacagtgtggtgttagaacccaggttctgagaggacagtgtggtgttagaacccaggttctgagaggacagtgtggtgTTAGAACCAGGTTCTGAGAGGACCGTGTGGTGTTAGAACCAAGGTTTctgagaggacagtgtggtgttagaacccaggttctgagaggacagtgtggtgttagaacccatgttctgagaggacagtgtggtgttagaacccaggttctgagaggacagtgttggtgttagaacccaggttctgagaggacagtgtggtgttagaacccaggttctgagaggacagtgtggtgTTAGAACCCCGGTTCTGAGTGGACAGTGTTGTGTTTAGAACCCAGGTTctgagaggacagtgtggtgttagaacccaggttctgagaggacagtgtggtgttagtaCCATGGTCTTCCACCTCTCACCTGCATCCATCTAACATGTTTGTGTTTCAAACCAGACAGAAGACAACACCAGTCTAAACACATCTACTCACTACAGGCAGATTCATGAGGAAATGTAGAGGGTATTAGAAGGTGCTACCATAGTTTTAGTAAATCCAATTATGTGAAGGTGTTAGATTACAATGAAGACAGTTGAATGGTTTCCATGCTctcattcaattctctgacagACTAGATGCGTAGGTGGTGGATCAGCGACGAACAATAACATGAGGGAGTAGTGATAATCTGGTTTACCCAAGATTATGTTCCAAAAGCAGGATCTTTATGGGAAAATTTAATCTTCCAGTTTCCCAAAATACTGTACATGAAATAgagtttatgtttttttttattccaatAATGCTTTTGCTGTTGCATTAATCCAAAAAGCACATTGAGACTTAATTGAAATTATATTCTAGCATTTCTAATCAACAGTGGATATTTTCAGACATGAATCTGAGAAAATCCTGTTATCTAAAACAGACACAAAGAGGACTGACAgagacaacacatacacacacccaagcaagcacatacagtaccagtcaaaagtttggacacacctactcattcaagggtttttctatatttttactattttctacattgaagaataatagtgaagacatcaaaaccatgaaagaacacatatggaatcatgtagtgaccattaaagtgttaaacaactgaaaatatattttcaattttagattcttcaaagtagccacccttcaccttgatgacagctttgcacactcttggcattctctcaaccagattcacctggaatgcttttctaaaaGTCTTGAAAGATttcccacatacagttgaagtcaggagtTTACATTTGAACCGGGAGCGTCCACAACAGAGTGGAATCATAACGCCTCCTTGCGGTAGAAGGCTCCGTTGCGATACGTTCTCTGTACTTCgtatttttcaaaactcttaatCTTCTTCAGTCCGGTCAGAGTCCATTGAAGAACAGGAAGTCACCAAACCAGAGAAGAACATGAAAACACGTGGTTTTTGACTATGGCTTCGTTTCAAAGGCATAAAAGACACACACTCGTCCACTTACACTCACCCtgtgcccttgggggaatccctgcAGCCGTATTTGAGGGCCCTGGAGTGGTCCAGCGTTGtctgagtttggccggtgtaggccgtcattgtaaataagaatttgttcttaactgacttgcctagttaaatgaaggttaaacatatatatatttggcYttggtccaaatgattagccaagcaagggaagtttgcaatgtaagcccctcagccctcgctTTTAATGGAGTTtgtgagtgtacaattatgttcacttcgggGCCTGAAAAGCCCCAGAATTCAATTTGTGACGactgtacatccgctaagaaaagtcagccaaaacttaaaaccACAACGTCAatatacaagtgtaagtaaaaacgaatgtaaataaattagaaattgtgctactaatgcacaaacacgtcttataaaataatgatgtaatgatgtttttgtttggttagcttttggaaattgttgaaataaaacattttccttcttcagaagtagctaggcaggctaacgttagttagataattaatttgccagctatcatacagtaggcgtatattaataattatatagttgatataagtagacatgcaatcataattgactgtagggCATATAAAGCACCCAGCTACCGGTGGCTAAAAACACAATCGTTGCGGGACAAACAAATTTCCGGGCAAGAGCGGTCCATTTAAAAttaattccttcctccctcgccccttgccctgcaagtgtaaactcgtcagacgtcatgatatgtcatcagaagtgtccacttaatttgagggctgaggggaaaGGGTGCGTCTTTtacgtgtttggaatgcagcctatGGGTTTATGGGATATCTAGCAACTTGTAAACAATGACCAATTCCTATAAGTGAGTAATATAATAAGAGTATGTTAAAAAATAATACACATTGGCTGTTAAGCCAGTTATACTTTATGACTGTTGCCTCCCGTTTTagtttattgtgatggtaatgatgtttgttttagatgataattattaggtggaggtcgctagctagctagctagctgctttgtATGATAACTTGACTTGCTAGAACGTTTTAGAAACWACTTTAGGAAAAAGTAACTAAatgaaacatgttttattatcaactgaaacaatatgtttctcctgtcttgaatgaaaacgtcatattttgcaatctcctaaaataaatgtgatctcTGACGAGATACTCTAATCCACCTTGTCTTGTGTTGTGAAACCCTGTGCTCTCTGTCCAGTAGCAGAACAAGAATGCATAAAGATTATTTACGGCGTAATGAAATATGTCACGATGTAAACAGGGcaaaggcctagattcaatcagatatGACACCCACATAAATTCTGTTTTGACAGTGTTGGAGgtgttaaaggtgcaatatgcagaaatcgctccKCCATTTAATGGTTGCAATTTttttaatagtttgcctaatttcagtttatgtgacaaaacaagcaagtaaagtgaaaagaatcattgtaccatctaaaccgctgtgaaatatcttttcaataaccaaaaactGATTTTCAGATGTTTGAAGCTGAAACCGAACGTAAAAGATGCAAAACCGAAACGTAAGAAGAAATAGTGCACACAGAACAGATCtgccgcttcttagacttgctttcaatgaaaatgacagatcCATAACTCACATGTCAATTTAGTCAGGTcaaccaaaaagttacatattgcagctRTACGCGCTTTTCAGACAGTACCCCACTTGTCCCTCTAGTCAAAACGGTTAATGCCTTTACACAAGAGGGTGACAGCCGCCGGTGACCATAgcaatgaaataaacaaacattattgACGTGCATAAAGTAAATTGCTATTACACCATAATCATGCATAAAACGTATTTACATGCAACAGAAATTATTAATCCAAAAATCGATTATGAAACAaggatttttattattaaacgtGACTCTGTAAACTGATAGTGCttgccagccagctagctagctatagctagagTGGGCAAGTTAGATGGTCCTGTCGTTGGATGCATGTGCTGACGTATCACCGCACAGGCTACGTTATCTGCTGTGATCAACACCAACGGCAGCGCTTGAAAAATAGAGCAGAATCCTAAGCAGTGTTCGAATACCCattctaacatactgtatactacatacttaatgagtatatactacatactattcgTTCATTTTAGTATAGCATAAACAAACGGTTTCatttcagttgagtgtactagcgCTTTGCATGTTTGACGGAAGTTGACGCTGTTGTTATGCaacttcttgctagcttgttagcataacaaatgactagctagacatcttatgacttcattaacaatgtccattggcaacgcacaatgactataccacttagctaagctaagaattatgtaaataatcaagtcaatacacattggctagttagttagatagcatatatagttaatatactggcaagttcgatgtattagtagctAACTAaccttaggtagctagctaacataccggtacaagcaactgctgtaatgatatgctatgcggttcataaggctagcgtagctaacaaattgtcagccaacataaagtgtaatgtaacttatttgaaaagtcattactttattacattgcttaacattttcttaacatttgtcatcatttgttaaagcaatgaatttgtatccgctctcatCGGACTTCGACTGCATATTTTTCggcattttcttcaaatctgaaaatgctgtgaagccacgcccattttctgaagaattccATTATAGGCCCTGAAAGCAcaaaatagtgtccactgcttgtatacttcgtgTTTTTGCAAAtctagtacgacatccgggaacttctggcatactaactatatccatattATGCCCAATAAGCAttctacatactcaatttactcTCAAAGTATAGACTACTGatcgctgtccatggtcctgaaattGTGACGTCTACACGGCTGCCTATTGCTAGGGTATCAGATTATGCGATGCTATTTGGTTGGGATTTTCGCATGTTTCACGAAGCTATAGGCCTACGGTATCGCCGTGCTGCCATTTAGAATCCTGGCAGACGGCAATAATGTATTTACTTCAGTAATTTCAGTAATTTAGTAATTTCTAGTAATTACTTCAGTAACCCTACCTTAGCCCTACCTCTCTTGCATCTTGGATGTAATGTTTGTGCTGCGTAAAACCAGTCTATAAATGCAAATAATACATCAATCCActgtcaaaacaacagttttctagggattgtttcattatACAGACAATGTAATCTAGCCTACTGGCATATCTATAGCTACGTTTTTGACTGTAGAGTCCCATATTCTCCTAGGGAGAGATTTTACACGGGACATTCCATGGCGACAGCCCAGCTGGAGAATGGGACTGAGGTTCGGAGGTTCCACTGGGTTAGTTAATTGTTTAATCTCACTGTTTATGAGCTCATTATCAGGCTGTCATATGAGCTGCATTCCTCAGGAGTATGTGGTGTGAATGTCTGGGAGTCTGGGGTGAGCAgtattgggtgtgtgtggtgggaatGAGTGGCTTTCACTCCTGTGTGTTCCTCTAGTGAGTTCATTAGGAGATTGCACATATTGTACATGCAAAGGCCCTTATCTTCTACCTAGCAGGGCTCCGAGGACCAGTAATAAAGCTAACTATAAGCATGCAGTCATCTATGAGCCAGTCCtcttagttttccatgtggacagGTTGTTATTATTACTTCTACTGCAGACATGAACATGTTTCACGCAGAACCTGGAATATACTATACTAGGCATGGACTAAGAATCCCTTTCAATAGAGGGATAGTGTTGCATGGTGTTGGGGTAGTGCAGGGGTTCCCAAAGTggggtactgtatatacagtatatatatactttCAATGTAATTTTATGAATATTGCTAGCAACAACAGATTTTGGATAAGGGATAAGGGGAAGGCAGAACAAGTTTAGAGGgtgcaatacaatacaatttaagggctgcctcgcttctagtccttaggaaactttgcctgattttttatttgtttatgtattattattatttcttacattg is a window of Salvelinus sp. IW2-2015 linkage group LG13, ASM291031v2, whole genome shotgun sequence DNA encoding:
- the LOC139028472 gene encoding protein rtoA-like, coding for MTAYTGQTQTTLDHSRALKYGCRDSPKGTGTWVLNTTLSTQNRGSNTTLSSQNLGSNTTLSSQNLEPGSNTTLSSQNLGSNTTLSSQNLGSNTTLSSQNLGSNTTRSSQNLGSNTTLSSQNRVLTPHCPLRTWNLGSNTTLSSQNLGSNTTLSSQNLGSNTTLSTQNLNLGSNTTLSSQNLGSNTTLSSQNLGSNTTLSSQNLGSNTTLSTQNMGSNTTLSTQKLVLTPHCPLRTWNLGSNTTLSSQNLGSNTTRSSQNLGSTPTLSSQNLGSNTTRSSSEPGSNTTLSSQNLGSNTTLSSQNLEPGSNTTLSSQNLGSNTTLSTQNLGSNTILSTQNLGSNTTLSTQNLGSNTTLSSQNLGSNTTLSSQNLGSNTTLSTQNLSSNTPLSSQNLGTNTTLSAQNLVLTPHCTSDLGF